In Colwellia sp. M166, a genomic segment contains:
- a CDS encoding DUF4124 domain-containing protein: protein MNIKAFTLLLMILLYVDVSAAAKLTVYRWVDKNNIVHFSQNQPDHDNYIEMSMTNNKSLSTVVNKKKSPEDAASNNQFNADTSKQRAVDNSMCIAARENIKTLQNFDKIQYKDAEDNMKVLTSLEKKQQLAMNKKQAEVYCQK from the coding sequence ATGAACATTAAGGCTTTCACTCTACTTTTAATGATATTACTTTATGTCGATGTTTCAGCTGCTGCAAAATTAACGGTTTATCGTTGGGTTGATAAAAATAATATTGTTCACTTTAGCCAAAATCAACCAGACCATGATAATTATATTGAAATGAGTATGACAAATAACAAAAGCCTATCGACTGTAGTAAATAAAAAAAAATCACCTGAAGACGCAGCGTCAAATAATCAGTTTAACGCTGATACCAGCAAGCAAAGAGCTGTAGATAACAGTATGTGTATTGCTGCTCGTGAGAATATTAAAACCTTGCAAAACTTTGATAAAATTCAATATAAGGATGCAGAAGATAATATGAAAGTACTAACTAGCTTGGAAAAAAAACAACAGCTAGCAATGAATAAAAAACAAGCCGAAGTTTATTGTCAGAAATAA